A genome region from Bacillota bacterium includes the following:
- a CDS encoding folylpolyglutamate synthase/dihydrofolate synthase family protein — translation MEYEEALEYIRGLGRFGSRLGLERITRLLELAGNPQEGLRVIHVAGTNGKGSVTAMAASVLTAAGYRVGMYVSPYLEEFRERIQVDGQCIPERDVGAWVKRLRPLADRVVADGMDHPTEFEFITLVAMCYFAARRVDYAVLEVGLGGRFDATNVISQPLACVISNIALDHTDRLGQTVAKIAFEKAGIIKPGRPVVTGARDPDALEVIARVARDRGAPLLVAGQDFTWQERYCDWRGQELDLHCPTREFCGLHVPLAGRHQQGNTACAVTALEVGVPGLPERAVREGVAGCRWPGRLEVLGERPLVVIDAAHNADGAAALREALEMFPRRRLVMVLGILRDKNAEAMVGLLAPAADVLVATSPVSPRAGNPERIAELARPLCGEVRVEPDLAAALEGGLAAASPEDMVVVAGSIYLIGPARSLLRARLASRVGPTCASAPE, via the coding sequence ATGGAGTACGAGGAAGCCCTGGAGTACATCCGCGGCCTGGGCCGCTTTGGCTCCCGACTGGGGCTGGAGCGCATCACCAGGCTGCTCGAACTGGCGGGGAACCCACAGGAAGGCCTGCGGGTGATCCACGTGGCCGGCACCAACGGCAAGGGGTCGGTTACGGCCATGGCTGCGTCGGTGCTCACAGCGGCAGGATACCGGGTGGGGATGTACGTTTCCCCTTACCTGGAGGAGTTCCGGGAGCGCATTCAGGTGGACGGGCAGTGCATCCCGGAGAGGGATGTGGGGGCGTGGGTGAAACGCCTCCGCCCTCTGGCGGACAGGGTGGTGGCGGATGGGATGGACCATCCCACCGAATTTGAGTTCATAACCCTGGTGGCCATGTGTTACTTCGCCGCCCGCCGGGTGGACTACGCGGTCCTGGAAGTGGGGCTGGGGGGCAGGTTTGACGCCACCAACGTGATATCGCAGCCCCTGGCATGCGTCATATCCAACATCGCCCTGGACCACACCGACCGGCTGGGCCAGACTGTAGCCAAGATCGCCTTCGAGAAGGCCGGTATCATCAAGCCCGGTCGGCCGGTGGTCACCGGAGCCCGCGACCCCGATGCCCTGGAGGTAATCGCGCGGGTGGCCCGCGACAGGGGCGCGCCCCTGCTGGTGGCGGGGCAGGATTTCACCTGGCAGGAACGGTATTGTGACTGGCGGGGCCAGGAACTGGACCTCCACTGCCCCACTCGCGAGTTCTGCGGCCTGCACGTCCCCCTGGCGGGTCGCCACCAGCAGGGCAACACGGCCTGTGCCGTGACCGCCCTGGAGGTGGGGGTACCGGGTCTGCCGGAGCGGGCAGTGCGGGAAGGGGTGGCCGGGTGCCGGTGGCCGGGCCGGCTCGAGGTGCTGGGCGAACGCCCCCTGGTGGTCATCGACGCCGCCCACAATGCCGATGGTGCCGCCGCCCTGCGGGAGGCGCTGGAGATGTTCCCCCGGCGGAGGCTGGTCATGGTGCTCGGTATCCTCCGGGACAAGAACGCTGAGGCCATGGTGGGGCTGCTGGCCCCGGCCGCCGATGTGCTGGTGGCCACCTCCCCGGTGAGCCCCCGGGCGGGGAATCCGGAACGTATCGCCGAGCTGGCCCGTCCCCTCTGCGGGGAGGTGCGCGTGGAACCCGACCTGGCGGCGGCCCTGGAAGGGGGGCTGGCGGCAGCTTCTCCCGAGGACATGGTGGTGGTAGCCGGCTCCATCTACCTCATCGGTCCGGCCCGGTCCCTGTTGCGGGCCCGGCTGGCCTCGCGGGTGGGTCCCACCTGTGCGTCCGCCCCAGAATAA
- the mreC gene encoding rod shape-determining protein MreC, with product MRIAVARVASALAVGFLVVLLASLTAAERERVTALEQAVREGLRPALEVVARASDAVKGTVVTLVSLPEIRREQEKLKGEAARARDLERRLAVLEEENRRLRALLGFRPPVPGRVLGAEVVGRNPDNWLSRVVIDQGTRAGIDRNAAVMTAQGLVGRVSSPGLYQSVVTLLSDPGSAVGTMVGRTRDAGVCYGQVGTELLRMRFFSRDARVEPGDQVVTSGLGGVFPPYLVVGTVVETFRGDYGLVQYATVRPAADLRRLGEVLVLLSWAGLPVPVAPGPGGATPPSGPGATP from the coding sequence ATGCGGATCGCTGTGGCCAGGGTCGCTTCCGCCCTCGCGGTGGGCTTCCTGGTAGTGCTCCTGGCCAGCCTCACGGCCGCCGAGAGGGAGCGGGTCACGGCGCTGGAGCAGGCGGTACGGGAAGGGCTGCGTCCGGCGCTGGAAGTGGTGGCCCGGGCCTCAGATGCGGTGAAGGGTACGGTGGTCACCCTGGTGTCTCTCCCCGAAATCAGGCGGGAACAGGAGAAGTTGAAGGGGGAGGCCGCCCGCGCCCGCGACCTGGAGCGACGGCTGGCCGTGCTGGAGGAGGAAAACCGACGGCTGAGAGCCCTGCTGGGGTTTCGGCCGCCCGTGCCGGGCAGGGTGCTGGGAGCGGAGGTGGTGGGCCGCAACCCCGACAACTGGCTGAGCAGGGTGGTCATCGACCAGGGAACCAGGGCCGGGATAGACAGAAACGCGGCGGTGATGACCGCCCAGGGGCTGGTGGGCAGGGTGTCGTCCCCCGGGTTGTACCAGTCGGTGGTGACCCTGCTTTCGGACCCCGGCAGTGCGGTGGGCACCATGGTGGGCCGCACCCGGGACGCCGGAGTCTGTTACGGCCAGGTTGGTACGGAGCTTTTGAGGATGCGCTTTTTTTCCCGGGATGCCCGGGTCGAGCCGGGCGATCAGGTGGTGACGTCGGGACTGGGCGGCGTGTTTCCTCCCTACCTGGTGGTGGGCACCGTGGTGGAGACCTTCCGGGGCGATTACGGTCTGGTCCAGTACGCCACCGTGCGCCCCGCCGCCGATTTGCGCCGCCTGGGGGAGGTGCTGGTCCTGCTGTCCTGGGCCGGTCTGCCCGTACCGGTTGCGCCCGGACCCGGCGGCGCCACGCCCCCGTCTGGACCGGGGGCAACGCCGTGA
- a CDS encoding GNAT family N-acetyltransferase: MLEPLRDDHRQTVGLWMRDPETARLMGTGGGPWDFPPPQSERLCMAINTRSGRLIGYLALRDVSWRLREAELHMCIGEKDFWGQGMGADALCTYLGYIFSTTRLLRLYLRVYADNARAVRCYRKCGFRVRGILRAGARRERGFRDLLLMEVSRDRAAGLAVARCLRGRGREDIMAAKR, from the coding sequence GTGCTGGAACCCCTCAGGGACGATCACCGCCAGACGGTAGGTTTATGGATGCGGGATCCGGAAACGGCCCGGTTGATGGGTACGGGAGGGGGGCCATGGGACTTTCCTCCCCCGCAGTCGGAGCGGCTCTGCATGGCCATCAATACTCGCTCCGGCCGGCTGATCGGCTACCTGGCCCTGCGCGACGTATCGTGGCGGCTCCGGGAAGCCGAGTTGCACATGTGCATCGGCGAGAAGGACTTCTGGGGTCAGGGGATGGGGGCGGATGCCCTCTGCACCTACCTCGGCTACATATTCTCCACCACCCGACTCCTGCGCCTGTACCTGCGCGTTTACGCTGACAATGCCCGCGCCGTTCGCTGCTACCGCAAGTGCGGCTTCCGGGTGCGCGGCATCCTGCGGGCCGGAGCCCGGCGGGAGCGGGGATTTCGCGATCTCCTTCTGATGGAGGTCTCTCGCGACCGGGCCGCCGGCCTGGCGGTTGCTCGCTGCTTGCGCGGGCGGGGGCGGGAAGATATAATGGCGGCAAAGCGATGA
- the radC gene encoding DNA repair protein RadC has translation MDNRYTMKDLPPDERPREKLMRHGAEVLSTSELLAVVLGSGSEGLSALGLARALLEEAGSSLSGLACLSPQDLARWQGMGPAKVARVLATVELARRLWAEEVGPRPVVRNAQDLAALVLPRLRYLDREHLLVVMVDASNRVVGVETVSVGDLTSSIAHPREVFKPCIRHNAAAVALAHNHPSGDPRPSQDDVLVTERLVEAGKLLGIEVLDHVILSDDSYISLRQTGLGWEKGE, from the coding sequence CTGGACAACCGGTACACCATGAAGGACCTCCCACCGGACGAGCGTCCGCGGGAGAAGCTGATGCGGCACGGTGCGGAGGTGCTGTCGACGTCCGAACTGCTGGCGGTGGTCCTGGGAAGCGGAAGCGAGGGATTGTCGGCCCTGGGTCTGGCGCGCGCGCTGCTGGAGGAGGCCGGGAGCAGCCTTTCCGGGCTGGCGTGCCTGTCCCCCCAGGACCTGGCCCGCTGGCAGGGCATGGGACCTGCCAAGGTGGCGAGGGTGCTGGCCACGGTGGAGCTGGCCCGGCGCCTGTGGGCGGAGGAGGTGGGCCCGCGTCCCGTGGTGCGGAACGCCCAGGACCTGGCCGCGCTGGTGCTGCCCAGGCTGCGCTACCTCGACCGGGAGCACCTGCTGGTGGTGATGGTGGACGCCTCCAACCGGGTGGTGGGGGTGGAGACGGTGTCGGTGGGAGACCTGACTTCATCCATCGCCCATCCCCGCGAGGTGTTCAAGCCCTGCATCCGCCACAACGCGGCCGCGGTGGCCCTGGCTCACAATCACCCCTCCGGTGATCCCCGGCCCAGTCAGGACGACGTGCTGGTCACGGAGCGCCTCGTCGAGGCGGGGAAGCTGCTGGGAATAGAAGTCCTTGACCACGTCATCCTGTCGGACGACAGCTACATAAGCCTGCGCCAGACGGGGCTGGGGTGGGAGAAAGGGGAATAG
- a CDS encoding ATP-dependent Clp protease proteolytic subunit, protein MWGNLIWILFLVWGLLLPVMSRRRLDLLRTQIMYRLQQKRRSRVISLIHRQEAVSFLGIPLARYIDIEDSEQVLRAVRLTPPDMPIDLILHTPGGLVLAAEQIARALSRHPARVTVMVPHYAMSGGTLLALAADEILMDPNAVLGPVDPQVGQYPAVSILAAVEQKGRERADDRTLILADISRKALAQTREAVVDILLDKMDRERAEELAEIFTDGRWTHDYPITCETLQALGLPACMELPAEVYQLMELYPQPAQRRPSVQYVPLPMGEPPVDRRRSADR, encoded by the coding sequence ATGTGGGGCAACCTGATCTGGATACTCTTCCTGGTATGGGGCCTGCTCCTGCCCGTGATGTCCAGGCGACGCCTGGATCTCCTGCGCACCCAGATCATGTACCGCCTGCAGCAGAAACGCAGGTCACGGGTGATTTCCCTCATTCACCGTCAGGAGGCGGTGAGCTTCCTGGGCATTCCCCTGGCCCGCTACATCGACATCGAGGACTCCGAGCAGGTGTTGCGGGCCGTCCGGCTGACTCCGCCGGATATGCCCATCGACCTCATCCTGCACACTCCGGGAGGGTTGGTGCTGGCGGCGGAGCAGATTGCCCGCGCCCTCAGCCGCCATCCCGCCAGGGTGACGGTGATGGTCCCCCACTACGCCATGTCGGGCGGTACTTTGCTGGCCCTGGCCGCGGACGAGATCCTGATGGATCCCAACGCCGTGCTGGGCCCGGTGGACCCCCAGGTGGGGCAGTACCCTGCGGTATCCATCCTGGCTGCCGTGGAGCAGAAGGGGAGGGAAAGGGCCGACGACCGCACCCTCATCCTGGCCGACATCTCCCGCAAGGCCCTCGCCCAGACCAGGGAGGCAGTGGTGGATATCCTCCTGGACAAGATGGACCGCGAGCGGGCGGAAGAGCTGGCGGAGATCTTCACGGACGGCAGGTGGACCCACGACTACCCCATCACGTGCGAAACGTTGCAGGCCCTCGGCCTGCCGGCCTGCATGGAGCTGCCTGCGGAGGTATACCAGTTGATGGAGCTCTACCCGCAGCCCGCGCAAAGGAGGCCCTCGGTCCAGTACGTGCCGCTTCCCATGGGTGAGCCGCCGGTGGATAGGCGTCGCAGCGCCGACCGCTAG
- a CDS encoding DUF4321 domain-containing protein, with the protein MRRRTREGVSLVILLLAGLVLGTLVGDILGSAFPALAVLSRSRGVALGPCSFDLRVISFTLGLGLQVNLLGAAGALVGIILWWRR; encoded by the coding sequence GTGCGACGCAGGACGAGAGAGGGAGTATCCCTGGTGATCCTCCTTCTGGCGGGTCTGGTCCTGGGCACCCTGGTGGGGGATATCCTGGGGTCCGCATTCCCTGCCCTGGCGGTGCTATCCCGGAGCAGGGGGGTGGCCCTGGGACCTTGTTCCTTTGACCTGCGGGTGATATCGTTCACCCTGGGTCTCGGCCTGCAGGTGAACCTCCTGGGGGCGGCGGGGGCACTGGTGGGGATCATCCTCTGGTGGCGCAGGTGA
- a CDS encoding hydrogenase maturation nickel metallochaperone HypA: MHELALVEEILGACQTAAASHRVQRVTAVHLTVGELAACPDALRFAWEACRGRFRLLETARLEIQEVPARWACPHCGGDYGEPLARCPQCGTGTPRLQEGLELRVDYLEGDDREGGRRGTIAGTQPCPSSGGSGGGSG; the protein is encoded by the coding sequence GTGCACGAACTTGCACTGGTCGAGGAAATTCTCGGGGCCTGCCAGACGGCGGCAGCTAGCCACCGCGTGCAGCGCGTGACTGCAGTCCACCTCACCGTGGGGGAGCTGGCGGCCTGCCCGGATGCCCTGCGCTTTGCCTGGGAGGCCTGCCGGGGTCGCTTCCGTCTGCTGGAGACAGCCCGGCTGGAGATCCAGGAAGTACCTGCCCGGTGGGCGTGCCCCCACTGCGGAGGCGATTACGGAGAGCCACTGGCCCGCTGCCCGCAGTGTGGCACCGGCACCCCCCGGCTGCAAGAAGGCCTGGAGCTGCGCGTCGACTACCTGGAAGGCGACGACCGGGAAGGTGGGCGGCGGGGGACGATCGCCGGGACGCAACCGTGCCCGTCGTCCGGGGGATCGGGAGGTGGTTCAGGGTGA
- a CDS encoding rod shape-determining protein has translation MFSTIYRWLSHDLGIDLGTANSLVHVRGRGIVLQEPSVVAMERDGRAVLAVGEEAKRMIGRTPGNIVAVRPMKDGVIADFDVTMTMLRYFIHKALPNRGLVRPRVVVAVPSGVTEVERRAVVDATLQAGAREAYLVEEPMAAAIGAGLPVEEPTGNMVVDVGGGTTEVAIISLGGIVTCRSIRVAGDEMDEAIVSYIKRTYNLLVGERTAEEIKIQIGSAFPGYGDQDLEVRGRDLVTGLPRTLRVTAEEIRRALSEPVGAILEAIRTTLERTPPELASDIMDRGIFLTGGGSLLRGLDRLVAEETGMPVHLADDPLLCVARGTGRVLEEIHTLRKVLLTPRRG, from the coding sequence GTGTTTTCGACGATCTACAGATGGTTGTCGCACGACCTGGGGATCGACCTGGGCACCGCCAACAGCCTGGTCCACGTGCGGGGCCGGGGAATCGTCCTGCAGGAACCGTCCGTGGTGGCCATGGAGCGCGACGGCCGGGCCGTGCTGGCGGTGGGCGAGGAAGCCAAGCGCATGATCGGGCGTACCCCGGGGAATATCGTGGCCGTCCGCCCCATGAAGGACGGGGTGATCGCCGACTTCGACGTCACCATGACCATGCTCCGCTATTTCATCCACAAGGCTTTGCCCAACCGCGGGCTGGTGCGCCCCCGCGTGGTGGTGGCGGTGCCCAGCGGGGTGACCGAGGTGGAGCGCAGGGCGGTGGTGGATGCCACCCTGCAGGCGGGGGCGCGGGAAGCGTACCTCGTCGAAGAACCCATGGCTGCCGCCATCGGGGCGGGCCTCCCGGTGGAGGAGCCCACCGGGAACATGGTGGTGGATGTAGGGGGCGGCACCACCGAGGTGGCCATCATCTCCCTGGGTGGCATAGTCACCTGCCGGTCCATCCGGGTGGCTGGGGATGAGATGGACGAGGCCATCGTGTCCTACATCAAGCGAACGTATAACCTGCTCGTCGGGGAGAGGACGGCCGAGGAGATCAAGATTCAGATCGGTTCGGCGTTCCCGGGCTACGGCGATCAGGACCTGGAAGTGAGGGGACGGGATCTGGTCACCGGGTTGCCCCGTACCCTGCGGGTGACGGCCGAAGAAATCAGGCGGGCGCTGAGCGAGCCCGTCGGGGCCATCCTGGAGGCCATCCGTACCACCCTGGAACGTACCCCGCCCGAACTGGCCTCTGACATCATGGATCGGGGGATATTCCTCACCGGGGGAGGCTCCCTCCTCAGGGGGCTGGATCGCCTGGTGGCGGAAGAAACGGGAATGCCCGTGCACCTGGCGGATGACCCCCTCCTGTGTGTGGCCCGCGGGACAGGCAGGGTGCTGGAGGAGATCCACACCCTGCGCAAAGTGCTCCTGACCCCTCGCAGGGGGTAA
- the mreD gene encoding rod shape-determining protein MreD codes for MMGRLLGAAGLLALATVIQAGMAPRLAVLGVKPDLLLLAVVGYALTRGTLAGCLLGAAAGMVEDAMVGQYLGVRALALTLVGLVSARAATRFFGDQPLVPVVAAVGGTVLAELTSWAVWRALGVPLPLGVGLARVILPSSLYNGLVAVFFPGWWVRRAQRAHGVRAGA; via the coding sequence ATGATGGGCAGGTTGCTGGGCGCGGCGGGACTGCTGGCTCTGGCCACGGTGATTCAGGCGGGTATGGCTCCCCGCCTGGCCGTGCTGGGGGTGAAGCCGGACCTCCTTCTGCTGGCCGTGGTCGGGTATGCCCTTACCCGGGGAACCCTGGCCGGATGCCTGCTGGGAGCGGCTGCGGGCATGGTGGAAGACGCGATGGTAGGACAGTATCTGGGCGTGCGGGCCCTCGCCCTGACCCTGGTGGGCCTGGTAAGCGCCCGGGCCGCCACCCGCTTCTTCGGTGATCAGCCCCTGGTACCGGTGGTGGCCGCGGTGGGGGGAACGGTCCTGGCCGAACTCACCAGCTGGGCGGTATGGCGGGCGCTGGGTGTTCCCCTGCCTCTGGGGGTGGGTCTGGCGCGGGTGATCCTGCCCTCGAGCCTGTACAACGGCCTGGTGGCCGTCTTCTTCCCGGGATGGTGGGTGCGGCGGGCGCAGCGCGCACACGGGGTGAGGGCGGGTGCCTGA
- a CDS encoding valine--tRNA ligase gives MQVRLPPVYDPKAVEAERYRFWLEGRYFGARVNRAREPFCIVIPPPNVTGSLHIGHALDNTMQDILIRWRRTQGYEALWVPGTDHAGIATQHVVEKRLAKEGLSRHDLGREKFLERVWAWKDEYEATIISQLRRLGASCDWSRKRFTMDEGCSRAVREVFVRLWEKGLIYRGEYIVNWCPECRTALSDLEVEREERAGTLWYVGYPYADGSGYLTVATTRPETILGDTAVAVHPDDERYREAVGRTVVVPMVNRPVAVIADRAVDPAFGTGAVKITPAHDADDFEVAARHGLPAIAVIDADGNMTEEAGRYAGMTREECRRAILDDLRAAGLIEKEETHTMALGHCYRCDTVVEPLLSRQWFVRMKPLAEPAMEGVKTGEIVIVPERFTRVYLNWLENIRDWCISRQIWWGHRIPAWHCHECGEITVSRTDPTECSHCGSERLEQDESVLDTWFSSALWPFSTLGWPERTPELEYFYPTSVLVTGYDILFFWVARMVFMGLEFMGKKPFHYVLLHGLVRDAEGERMSKSRGTGVDPVEAIEKYGADSLRLSLIMGNTPGNDFRFYWEKVEGARNFCNKLWNAARFVLMNLEGFDPDAQAPLALADRWILSRYARVRDQVAGLLEEFQLGEAARALYDFIWDEYCDWYIEMTKARLAEDGPGRLAAQRTLWLVLEGVLRLLHPFVPFITEEIWQQLPHEGPALVVAPWPGSRPDLVDRAAEEQVGLWMEVTRAIRNLRAEVGVGPGQPATAVAHADPETVRVLAAGRDMISRLSWSEPLELARAGESRPARAVASVVRGVEVFVPLEGVVDVSREAERTRTQLRQVEFELERVEARLAHPRFLERAPAGVVEEMRARHQEALEKVRKLRERLQLLES, from the coding sequence ATGCAGGTGAGATTGCCTCCGGTGTATGACCCCAAGGCGGTCGAGGCAGAGCGGTACCGGTTCTGGCTGGAGGGGCGGTACTTCGGGGCCCGCGTGAACCGGGCGCGGGAGCCCTTCTGCATCGTCATACCGCCGCCTAACGTAACCGGATCTCTGCACATCGGGCACGCTCTGGACAACACCATGCAGGACATCCTCATCCGCTGGCGGAGGACGCAGGGTTACGAGGCCCTGTGGGTGCCGGGGACCGACCATGCCGGCATCGCCACCCAGCACGTAGTGGAAAAGCGGCTGGCAAAAGAAGGCCTGAGCCGGCACGACCTGGGGCGGGAGAAATTCCTCGAGCGGGTCTGGGCGTGGAAGGACGAGTACGAGGCCACCATCATCTCCCAGCTCAGGCGCCTGGGGGCGTCATGTGACTGGTCGCGTAAGCGCTTCACCATGGACGAGGGCTGCTCGCGGGCGGTGCGAGAAGTATTCGTGCGGTTGTGGGAGAAGGGTCTCATTTACCGGGGGGAGTACATCGTGAACTGGTGCCCCGAGTGCCGCACGGCTCTGTCGGACCTGGAGGTGGAGCGGGAGGAACGGGCGGGCACCCTCTGGTACGTCGGCTATCCCTACGCCGATGGGTCCGGATACCTGACGGTGGCCACCACGCGCCCGGAGACCATCCTGGGGGACACGGCGGTGGCGGTGCACCCCGACGACGAACGCTACCGGGAGGCCGTGGGCAGGACCGTGGTGGTGCCCATGGTGAACCGGCCCGTGGCGGTGATCGCCGACCGGGCGGTGGACCCCGCCTTCGGTACCGGGGCGGTGAAGATCACCCCGGCCCACGATGCCGACGACTTCGAGGTGGCCGCCCGGCACGGGTTGCCGGCCATCGCCGTCATCGACGCCGATGGCAACATGACGGAAGAGGCCGGGCGCTATGCGGGCATGACCCGCGAGGAGTGCCGGCGGGCCATCCTGGATGACCTGCGGGCGGCCGGGCTCATCGAGAAGGAAGAAACCCACACCATGGCCCTGGGGCACTGCTACCGGTGCGACACGGTGGTGGAGCCCCTCCTCTCCCGGCAGTGGTTCGTGCGCATGAAGCCCCTGGCGGAGCCGGCCATGGAGGGGGTGAAGACGGGTGAGATCGTCATCGTACCCGAGCGCTTCACCCGGGTGTACCTCAACTGGCTGGAGAACATCCGCGACTGGTGCATCTCCCGGCAGATCTGGTGGGGCCATCGCATCCCCGCCTGGCACTGCCACGAGTGCGGCGAGATCACCGTGTCGCGGACCGACCCCACGGAGTGCTCCCACTGCGGCTCCGAGCGCCTGGAGCAGGACGAGAGCGTACTGGACACCTGGTTCTCGTCCGCCCTGTGGCCCTTCTCCACCCTGGGATGGCCCGAGCGCACCCCCGAGCTGGAGTACTTCTATCCCACTTCGGTGCTGGTGACCGGGTACGACATCCTCTTTTTCTGGGTGGCCCGCATGGTTTTCATGGGTCTGGAGTTCATGGGGAAGAAGCCTTTCCACTACGTACTCCTCCATGGGCTGGTACGGGACGCCGAGGGGGAGAGGATGTCCAAGTCGCGCGGCACAGGCGTCGATCCCGTAGAAGCCATCGAGAAGTACGGTGCCGACAGCCTGCGCCTTTCCCTCATCATGGGCAACACCCCGGGCAACGACTTCCGGTTCTACTGGGAGAAGGTGGAGGGAGCGCGCAACTTCTGCAACAAGCTGTGGAATGCCGCCCGCTTCGTGCTCATGAACCTGGAGGGTTTCGACCCGGACGCCCAGGCCCCCCTGGCTCTGGCCGACCGCTGGATTCTGAGCCGCTACGCGCGCGTGCGCGACCAGGTCGCCGGGCTCCTGGAGGAGTTCCAGCTGGGGGAGGCGGCGCGCGCACTGTACGACTTCATCTGGGATGAGTACTGCGACTGGTACATCGAGATGACCAAGGCCCGCCTGGCGGAAGACGGGCCGGGGCGCCTGGCCGCCCAGCGCACGCTGTGGCTGGTCCTGGAGGGCGTCCTGCGGCTCCTGCACCCATTTGTCCCCTTCATCACGGAGGAGATCTGGCAGCAGCTCCCCCACGAGGGTCCCGCCCTGGTGGTGGCGCCCTGGCCCGGCAGCAGGCCGGATCTCGTGGACCGGGCAGCCGAGGAGCAGGTGGGACTGTGGATGGAGGTGACGCGGGCCATCCGCAACCTGCGGGCCGAGGTGGGGGTGGGACCGGGGCAACCGGCGACGGCGGTGGCGCACGCCGACCCGGAGACGGTACGGGTGCTGGCGGCGGGACGGGACATGATTTCCCGGCTGTCCTGGAGCGAGCCGCTGGAGTTGGCACGGGCAGGGGAGAGCCGGCCCGCCCGGGCGGTGGCCTCGGTGGTACGGGGGGTGGAGGTGTTCGTACCCCTGGAGGGCGTGGTAGACGTATCCAGGGAGGCGGAGCGGACCCGCACCCAGCTCAGGCAGGTGGAATTCGAACTGGAGAGGGTGGAGGCCCGGCTGGCTCATCCCCGATTCCTGGAGCGGGCCCCCGCGGGGGTGGTGGAGGAGATGCGGGCCCGGCACCAGGAGGCCCTCGAAAAGGTGCGGAAGCTCAGGGAGCGCCTGCAATTGCTTGAGAGTTGA
- a CDS encoding D-alanine--D-alanine ligase, with translation MARIGLTFNLRKAREPEDDEPPDAQAEYDSPATVMAVADALRQGGHQVVFLEADEFLPERIREENPQVVFNLAEGLRGESRESHVPALLEMLGIPYAGSGVLSLALCLDKPLAKVVLRECGVPTPAFHLVAPGEEIDVSGLRFPLFVKPAHEGSSMGVGPGSVVYGETDLVRQVDLVRDLYRQEALVEEFLPGREFTVGLVGNRFLHAFPLMEINFDPVPPEHGAVYSRHFKEHWDEDRYYLCPAPVDERLAAELVDLARRAFRALRCRDVARVDLRLDAAGRPRVLEINPLPGLAPRFSDLPRAAAAEGWTYEELVNGILDVALFRLGMSHLASGLLVERRMLA, from the coding sequence ATGGCGCGCATAGGTCTCACCTTCAACCTGAGGAAGGCCCGTGAGCCCGAGGATGATGAACCTCCGGACGCCCAGGCCGAGTACGATTCGCCTGCCACCGTGATGGCGGTGGCGGATGCCCTCCGCCAGGGCGGACACCAGGTGGTGTTCCTGGAAGCGGACGAGTTCCTGCCCGAACGCATCCGCGAGGAGAACCCCCAGGTGGTGTTCAACCTGGCGGAGGGCTTGAGAGGGGAGAGCCGCGAATCCCACGTGCCCGCCCTGCTGGAGATGCTGGGCATCCCCTACGCGGGGTCGGGGGTACTGTCCCTGGCCCTGTGCCTGGACAAACCCCTCGCCAAGGTGGTGCTCAGGGAGTGTGGCGTTCCCACGCCCGCCTTTCATCTGGTCGCCCCCGGTGAGGAGATTGACGTAAGTGGCCTGCGTTTTCCCCTCTTCGTGAAGCCGGCCCACGAGGGTTCCAGCATGGGGGTGGGGCCGGGATCGGTGGTGTACGGGGAAACTGACCTGGTGCGCCAGGTGGACCTGGTGCGGGACCTCTACCGGCAGGAGGCCCTGGTGGAGGAGTTTCTGCCCGGGCGGGAGTTCACCGTGGGCCTGGTTGGCAACCGGTTCCTGCACGCCTTCCCCCTCATGGAGATCAACTTCGACCCGGTGCCTCCCGAGCATGGGGCGGTCTACTCGCGCCATTTCAAGGAACACTGGGACGAGGACCGCTATTACCTGTGTCCCGCCCCGGTGGATGAACGGTTGGCGGCGGAACTGGTGGACCTTGCCCGACGCGCTTTCCGTGCCCTGCGTTGCCGGGACGTGGCCCGGGTGGACCTGCGCCTGGATGCGGCCGGCCGTCCCCGGGTGTTGGAGATCAACCCCCTGCCGGGACTGGCTCCGCGTTTTTCCGACCTGCCCCGGGCGGCGGCGGCCGAGGGATGGACCTATGAGGAGCTGGTCAACGGCATTCTGGACGTGGCCCTGTTCCGCCTGGGAATGAGTCACCTGGCCAGCGGCCTTCTCGTGGAAAGACGCATGCTGGCCTAG